The sequence TCCTCCAAATAGGCGATGAAGGCTTCTTCCACGTTTCGGACGCCGCGCTCGGCCACCAGCGCCGCAGGCGTGTCGCTGGCCAGCACTTTGCCGGCATGCATCAGCGAAATGCGGTCGCAGCGTTCCGCCTCGTTCATAAAATGGGTCGAGATGAAGATGGTGACCCCGTCATTGCGCGACAGGTCGATCAGCGTCTGCCAGAAGGCGTCGCGCGCGACCGGATCGACACCGGAAGTGGGTTCGTCGAGGATGAGCAGCGACGGCCTGTGAATCATAGCAACCGCCAGCGACAAGCGCTGACGCTGGCCGAGCGGCAGTTGTGCGGGCAGCATGTCCATGAGGCCGTCAAGCCCAAACCGCTCGGTAACCCCTGCTACGCGTTCTGGAATCTGATCGGCAGGCATCTGGAACAGGCGCGCATGCAGCTCGAGGTTCTGCCGCACCGTCAATTCACCGTAGAGGGAGAACCCTTGCGACATGTATCCGACGCGCCGGCGCGTCTCCATGTCTCTCGGATCGACAGGCAGTCCGAACAGCCGGGCTTCGCCTTCGCTCGGCGGCAACAGCCCGGTCATCATCTTCATCGTCGTGGTCTTGCCGCAGCCGTTGGAGCCGAGGAAGCCGAATATTTCACCACGGCGAATGCGGAAGCTGACATGATCGACCGCAACGAAATCGCCGAAGCGCATGGTCAGGTCTCGGGCTTCGATAGCGATGTTGGCGTGATCCGCCGGCAGTGGCTTGAGCACGACCGCGCGATGGTCGCGCCGCTGTTCTTCCGGTAGCAACGCAATGAAGGCCGCTTCCAAGTTCGGCGCTCGGGTCCGCTGCAAAAGATTATCGACAGTTCCGGCCGCCATGACGCGGCCCGCATTCATGGCAATCAGCCAGTCGAAGGCCGCGGCCTCCTCCATATAGGCCGTGGCAACGATGACGCTCATCGAAGGACGGCCGGCGCGAATGCGCCCGATCAATTCCCAGAACTGGCGCCGCGACAAGGGATCGATGCCCGTTGTCGGCTCGTCGAGGATCAGCAGGTCCGGGTCATGAACCAGCGCGCAGCACAGGCCGAGCTTCTGCTTCATCCCGCCGGACAGCTTGCCTGCGGGCCGATCGAGAAATGGCGCCAGACCCGTGCTTTCGGCCAGCGTGGCAATCCGGCGCTCCCGTTCGGCCTCGCCCTGCCCGAACAATCTCGCAAAGAAGTCGATGTTCTCCCGCACCGACAGCATGGCGTAGAGGTTCTTGCCGAGCCCCTGCGGCATGTAGGCAATGCGCGGACAGACCTCGCCGCGATGGCTGGCCTTCGCCATGTCACCGCCGAGCACCTCGACGCTGCCACTTTGCACGCGCCGGGCCCCGGCAACCAGGGCCAGCAGACTGGATTTGCCGACGCCGTCGGGGCCGATCAGGCCGACCATGCGGCCTGACGGCAGATCCAGCGTGATGTCATCAAGCGCCTGCACGGCACCGTATCGCAGCGCCACGTCGCGTAGCCGGGCAACCGGCGCGGCGGCGGCTTCCCCGTTCATTGCGGTAGCCTAGCCTCAAGCTGGGGCGGCCATTTCGCACCGGCGTCCAGCCGCACATAGGCCGTTCCCGGCAGGCCAGTCTTGACCTGACGGACGTATTTCCGCAGCAGGTCCGGCGCGATCCTTGCCTTGATGCGGAACATCAGCTTCTGCCGCTCTTCGGCCGTCTCGACCGTCTTCGGCGTGAACTGCGCGACATCAGCGACGAAGGTCGCGCGCGCCGGCACGACGTACTGCGGAATGGCGTCGATGACGAGATGAACCTCGCTGCCGATCGCGACACGGCCGGCGGCGTCGGTCGACAGAAAGAACGTCATGTAGACGTCGCTTAGATCGACCACGTTGAGGACCTTGCCGCCGGCCCCAAGCACTTCGCCCGGCTGGGCGACGCGATACTGGACCCTGCCGTCGCGCGGCGCCACCAAAGTGCCGTCGGCTATATCGGCCTTGATGCGATCGACGGTTGCCTTGGTGGCATCGACCGCGGCTTCGGCATCGATCACCTGCGCCTGCGCCGCACCTATTGCGGAATCGACCGCGGCCGCCTGCGCTTCCGCCGCGCTGACCGCTGCCTTGGCACCTTCGTAGCGGGCCCGGTCATTGTCGAGATTCTCAATGGAGCCGCTGCCGGACTTGGCGAGTTGTTCCGAGCGCACGAAACGCTTCTGCGCGGCATCGAGCTCGGCATTGCGCTGAGCAATCACGGCGACGGCGGCCTGCTTCTCGGCCCGGCGCTGCACCACCTGGCTCCGTGCAGTGTCGATCGCGATGGTGGCGCGCCGCACGTGCGCCTGTGCCTCGCGCAGCTGGGCCTCGAGCACTTCAGTGTCCATCCTGGCGAGGACCTGCCCCGCGGTGACAAAGTCGCCCTCGTCGACCATGACCTCCTTGAGCCGGCCCGGAGTCTTCGCCGCAATGTCGATCTCGGTGGCTTCAATGCGGCCATTGGCGCTGGCGATGCCCGGCGGCAGCGGCGACGCGCTGAGCCAGTGCCACGCAGCGTAGCCACCGCCAAAGGCCACGACCGCAATCACGGCCCACAGAAACCGGTTTCTGGTCTTGTCCATGTCCGTAACGCCTCGCTTGCCTAGCATATTAATGTAGACCGGCGCGGCAACGAGGAAGTTGACTTAACGCAACGACGTGACTGCGCATCCTAGCCGATTGAGACAGGCTGTCCCTGCTCCGCCGATGCCAGCATCGCTTCGATCAGCCGCATGACCTTGAGCGATTCCCGGCCACTCGATTCCGGCTCGCGTTTATTGTCGATGGCATCGAGGAAATCGACGATCAGGCCCTTGTGGGCGTCGTTCGGGAACGCCATCGGATCGGCGCCGCCGCTCTTGGACGCCGCGCCTTCGTGATGCACGTGGCGACCGTCCTTGAAATAGATATCGAGCGTCTCGGCGTTGAGCACCGCGGTGGCGTTGGTGCAGGCCAGTTCCAGCTTCTCCGGAAAGCCCGGATAGGACACGGTGGTGGCGTCGATGGTGCCGATAGCGCCGTTTCTGAATTCGACAGCGCCGGCGGCAATGTCTTCGGTGTCGATTTTGCGCAGCGGC comes from Undibacter mobilis and encodes:
- a CDS encoding HlyD family secretion protein, encoding MDKTRNRFLWAVIAVVAFGGGYAAWHWLSASPLPPGIASANGRIEATEIDIAAKTPGRLKEVMVDEGDFVTAGQVLARMDTEVLEAQLREAQAHVRRATIAIDTARSQVVQRRAEKQAAVAVIAQRNAELDAAQKRFVRSEQLAKSGSGSIENLDNDRARYEGAKAAVSAAEAQAAAVDSAIGAAQAQVIDAEAAVDATKATVDRIKADIADGTLVAPRDGRVQYRVAQPGEVLGAGGKVLNVVDLSDVYMTFFLSTDAAGRVAIGSEVHLVIDAIPQYVVPARATFVADVAQFTPKTVETAEERQKLMFRIKARIAPDLLRKYVRQVKTGLPGTAYVRLDAGAKWPPQLEARLPQ
- the rbbA gene encoding ribosome-associated ATPase/putative transporter RbbA codes for the protein MNGEAAAAPVARLRDVALRYGAVQALDDITLDLPSGRMVGLIGPDGVGKSSLLALVAGARRVQSGSVEVLGGDMAKASHRGEVCPRIAYMPQGLGKNLYAMLSVRENIDFFARLFGQGEAERERRIATLAESTGLAPFLDRPAGKLSGGMKQKLGLCCALVHDPDLLILDEPTTGIDPLSRRQFWELIGRIRAGRPSMSVIVATAYMEEAAAFDWLIAMNAGRVMAAGTVDNLLQRTRAPNLEAAFIALLPEEQRRDHRAVVLKPLPADHANIAIEARDLTMRFGDFVAVDHVSFRIRRGEIFGFLGSNGCGKTTTMKMMTGLLPPSEGEARLFGLPVDPRDMETRRRVGYMSQGFSLYGELTVRQNLELHARLFQMPADQIPERVAGVTERFGLDGLMDMLPAQLPLGQRQRLSLAVAMIHRPSLLILDEPTSGVDPVARDAFWQTLIDLSRNDGVTIFISTHFMNEAERCDRISLMHAGKVLASDTPAALVAERGVRNVEEAFIAYLEDTGKEARPDIERLSTQAAAVRPATRFFDAGRVMSYAQRETLELLRDPIRATLALVGSMILMFVMAYGITMDVENLTFAVLDRDQTMSSQNYVLNIEGSRYFTERPRITDYNDLDRRMRAGEITLAIELPPNFGRDVARGNRVQIGAWIDGSMPMRAETIEGYVQAMHQQWLGAAGGIAAPVNIAIRYRYNPDVKSIVAMVPAVIPMLLMLIPSMLTALSVVREKELGSIINFYVTPTTRLEFLIGKQLPYVVLAMLNFLLLTLLAVTLFGVPLKGSFAALCAGALLYVISATAMGLLMSSFMKSQVAAVFGTAIVTLIPATQYSGFIEPVSALEGFGAIVGAVYPTTHFLTISRGAFAKALGFGDLQSSFLPLVLAVPVLIGLCAMLLKKQEN